The following proteins are encoded in a genomic region of Sulfurovum indicum:
- a CDS encoding formate dehydrogenase subunit alpha: protein METNTQNALSSKIGRRSFLRMAAIAGAFGATSAFATSNVTRKATEEEIKNPFPGSKQVKTICTSCSVGCGVIAEVQNGVWVRQEVAQDHPVSLGGHCCKGADMIDLVRSERRLKYPMVKENGQWKRISWDTALDRISKKLENLRTTAGPDSTMFLGSAKFGTEQSYYFRKFAAMYGTNNIDHQARIUHSSTVAGVANTWGYGAMTNSLGDIQNAKAIIIFGANPAVNHPVGFQHFLKAKERNNAQIIVVDPRYTKTAAKADLYAQIRPGTDIPFMYGMLHLIFKNGWHDQGFVDNRVYGMDEVMEEAKKWTPEKVADVTGVPADTLIQITRAYARSTPGTLIWAMGLTQHSIGSSNTRMAPILQLALGNMGVEGGGCNILRGHDNVQGATDMCCLSHTLPGYYGLSKGSWQYFARSWGVDYDWLKGRFKSEEMMGAKGFTLARWYAGVLAGKPGEDKIKNGGTNLKALVVMGNGITAIAQQAKVKEALDNLELIVLADPFVNEAAVLTDKQNDVFILPAATQFETSGSVTATNRSAQWRNKVVDPLYESKTDHDIMFELAKRLGFYDEFTKGMLLKDDPKTAKPVQVKDKFQWPEDATDEIARIIKTIGLTGWTAKRIKKHSENWHMFDPVSGRGHGPMKGEYYGLPWPCWTEEHCGSPILYNTNRSVAEGGMGFRNRFGLEHDGVSQLAGITVKGSKVEGGYPELTAENIEKVLGITLTAEEKKRIGKNWKVDTSGIIAQKAMEAGVAPYGNAKARAKVWTFPDQIPMHREPLHSPREDLVKEYPTYADKPNHYRVDTQYISKQTEKNWSKEFPVNLITGRLVNMNGAGVETRASKYLAKLTPEMFCDINPGLAATYGIRDGEMMWIHSPEGTKIKVKAKYSHSVSEDHIFIPMHFAGYFQGEDRTGNFPEGTKPYANGESANTVTNYGYDIITQIPETKGGLCRIEKA from the coding sequence ATGGAAACAAATACTCAAAATGCTCTTTCGTCAAAAATTGGTAGACGTTCATTCCTTAGAATGGCGGCAATCGCTGGTGCATTTGGTGCTACAAGCGCATTTGCAACATCCAATGTAACAAGAAAAGCGACGGAAGAAGAGATTAAAAACCCTTTTCCTGGATCTAAGCAAGTCAAAACTATCTGTACATCATGTTCAGTAGGTTGTGGTGTTATTGCAGAGGTTCAAAATGGCGTATGGGTCAGACAAGAGGTAGCACAGGACCATCCTGTAAGTTTGGGTGGACACTGTTGTAAAGGTGCTGATATGATTGATTTGGTCAGATCAGAAAGAAGACTTAAATACCCGATGGTAAAAGAAAATGGTCAATGGAAACGTATCAGTTGGGATACTGCACTTGACAGAATTTCTAAAAAGTTGGAAAATTTAAGAACAACAGCAGGACCAGACTCTACAATGTTTTTGGGTTCAGCAAAATTTGGTACGGAGCAGTCATATTACTTTAGAAAATTTGCTGCAATGTATGGAACAAACAATATAGATCACCAAGCTAGAATTTGACACAGCTCAACAGTCGCCGGTGTGGCGAATACATGGGGTTATGGAGCTATGACAAACTCACTTGGAGATATTCAGAATGCGAAAGCTATTATTATATTCGGTGCAAATCCCGCGGTCAATCACCCAGTTGGTTTTCAACACTTTTTAAAGGCAAAAGAGCGTAATAACGCACAAATTATTGTAGTGGACCCACGTTATACCAAAACAGCTGCAAAAGCAGATTTGTATGCACAGATCAGACCAGGTACCGATATTCCGTTCATGTACGGTATGTTACATCTCATTTTTAAGAATGGATGGCATGATCAAGGTTTTGTCGATAATCGTGTCTATGGTATGGATGAAGTGATGGAAGAGGCCAAAAAGTGGACTCCAGAAAAAGTGGCAGATGTTACAGGTGTGCCTGCTGATACACTTATTCAGATTACAAGAGCGTATGCAAGGTCAACACCAGGTACACTTATTTGGGCGATGGGACTTACACAGCACTCTATTGGATCATCAAATACCAGAATGGCACCAATACTTCAACTTGCTCTTGGCAATATGGGGGTAGAAGGTGGTGGATGTAATATTCTGAGAGGTCATGATAATGTTCAGGGTGCAACAGATATGTGTTGTCTATCACATACATTACCGGGATATTACGGACTTAGTAAAGGTTCGTGGCAATACTTTGCAAGATCATGGGGTGTTGACTATGACTGGCTTAAAGGTCGTTTTAAATCTGAAGAGATGATGGGTGCCAAAGGATTTACATTGGCAAGATGGTATGCCGGTGTATTGGCAGGCAAGCCAGGTGAAGATAAAATCAAAAATGGCGGTACCAATCTTAAAGCGCTTGTTGTAATGGGTAATGGTATTACTGCTATTGCACAGCAGGCAAAAGTTAAAGAGGCATTAGATAATCTGGAATTAATTGTATTGGCTGATCCATTTGTGAATGAAGCAGCAGTATTGACGGATAAGCAGAATGATGTCTTTATATTACCTGCGGCAACCCAATTTGAAACCAGTGGTTCGGTGACGGCTACAAACCGTTCAGCCCAATGGAGAAACAAAGTGGTTGACCCCCTTTACGAGAGTAAAACAGACCATGATATTATGTTTGAACTAGCTAAAAGACTAGGTTTCTATGATGAGTTTACCAAAGGGATGCTTTTAAAAGATGATCCAAAAACCGCAAAACCGGTACAGGTAAAAGACAAATTCCAATGGCCTGAAGATGCTACCGATGAGATAGCAAGAATTATTAAAACGATCGGATTGACCGGTTGGACCGCAAAACGTATTAAGAAACATTCTGAAAATTGGCATATGTTTGATCCTGTAAGTGGTAGAGGACATGGTCCAATGAAGGGTGAATACTATGGGTTGCCTTGGCCTTGTTGGACAGAAGAGCATTGTGGAAGTCCTATACTTTACAATACAAACAGGTCTGTCGCTGAAGGTGGAATGGGCTTTAGAAACAGGTTCGGTCTTGAGCATGATGGTGTAAGTCAGCTTGCAGGCATTACAGTAAAAGGTTCCAAAGTTGAAGGTGGATATCCTGAACTTACTGCTGAGAATATCGAAAAGGTTTTAGGTATTACACTTACAGCGGAAGAGAAGAAGCGTATTGGTAAAAACTGGAAAGTGGACACGAGTGGTATCATTGCACAAAAAGCAATGGAAGCAGGTGTCGCACCTTATGGAAATGCAAAAGCCAGAGCAAAAGTATGGACATTCCCGGATCAAATACCTATGCATAGAGAACCATTGCACTCTCCTAGAGAAGATTTGGTGAAAGAGTATCCGACGTATGCAGATAAACCAAACCATTACAGGGTTGATACACAGTATATTTCCAAGCAAACAGAGAAAAACTGGAGTAAAGAGTTCCCTGTCAACCTTATTACCGGGCGTCTGGTTAATATGAATGGTGCAGGGGTAGAAACCAGAGCATCCAAATACCTGGCGAAATTAACACCGGAAATGTTCTGTGACATCAATCCGGGTCTTGCTGCAACTTATGGTATTAGAGATGGTGAAATGATGTGGATACATTCTCCAGAAGGTACGAAGATTAAAGTAAAAGCAAAATATTCTCACTCCGTGAGTGAAGATCATATCTTTATACCGATGCACTTTGCAGGATATTTCCAGGGTGAAGATAGAACGGGGAACTTTCCGGAAGGGACCAAGCCATATGCTAATGGAGAAAGTGCAAACACTGTAACCAACTATGGTTACGATATTATCACTCAAATCCCTGAAACTAAAGGCGGATTATGCCGCATAGAAAAAGCGTAG
- a CDS encoding twin-arginine translocation signal domain-containing protein, translating into MIEERRGFLKRLGKAGAAAAVAGTTVAFANSGHKRSYTADSNGVVIGKSKKKEIIYHKTAIWNEYLNSAK; encoded by the coding sequence ATGATTGAAGAGCGTAGAGGTTTTTTAAAGAGACTTGGTAAAGCAGGTGCGGCCGCCGCAGTAGCAGGTACCACAGTAGCATTTGCCAATAGTGGACATAAACGCAGCTATACTGCAGACAGTAATGGTGTAGTCATAGGTAAATCAAAGAAAAAAGAGATTATCTATCACAAAACAGCAATCTGGAATGAATACTTGAATTCAGCCAAATAA
- a CDS encoding TorD/DmsD family molecular chaperone, translated as MNKRELNPARALYYGLFSKLFVFTTNENRYEGLDEILKILIENPMDNNSGEALKEILDFYNTGGEEAFIKEYDVIFNDPVGDVVRTTASIYCDGVESGKKTLEVRNFLAKTKIRRNEATFKEPEDSVGFLMTFMYELIELIIMGEESYSTVQHCLYVEVINEFIDEFIEDLYATEHSNIYKSVAVVLNAFIAFERLYFDVKKPQPRVKEEAISCESVSDEEAERRMRNRIEKSVASLQQSCALEDEYFEKYHTD; from the coding sequence ATGAATAAAAGAGAATTGAACCCGGCAAGAGCACTTTATTATGGACTATTTAGCAAGTTGTTTGTTTTTACTACAAACGAAAACAGATATGAAGGGTTGGACGAGATATTAAAGATCTTGATAGAAAATCCTATGGACAATAATTCCGGGGAGGCACTAAAAGAGATATTGGACTTCTATAACACAGGTGGAGAAGAAGCATTTATAAAAGAGTATGATGTAATTTTCAATGATCCTGTAGGGGACGTGGTAAGAACAACAGCCTCTATCTATTGTGATGGAGTAGAGAGTGGTAAAAAAACACTTGAGGTAAGAAATTTCTTAGCTAAAACAAAAATACGAAGAAATGAAGCGACCTTCAAAGAGCCTGAAGACAGTGTAGGTTTTTTAATGACCTTCATGTATGAGCTCATTGAACTTATTATCATGGGAGAAGAGTCTTACAGTACGGTACAACATTGTCTTTATGTAGAAGTGATTAATGAATTCATAGATGAGTTCATTGAAGATTTATATGCAACAGAACACTCTAACATCTATAAGTCTGTGGCAGTGGTACTGAATGCTTTTATCGCATTTGAAAGACTCTATTTTGATGTTAAAAAGCCTCAGCCACGTGTGAAAGAGGAAGCGATAAGCTGTGAGTCTGTCAGTGATGAAGAGGCTGAAAGAAGAATGCGAAACAGAATTGAAAAATCTGTAGCATCCCTGCAGCAAAGTTGTGCACTGGAAGATGAATATTTCGAAAAATATCATACAGACTAA
- a CDS encoding 4Fe-4S binding protein, with protein MEKEYLFGYSDAMEFPLDESIETVTKVESGNYIVSNIETPYAEVYAPEINFYINHSNDSLADKIKNVKTLYDIRLTAYEAAEDFDYTAPVGSKLIIVSDKKEEALVEKFESEGFTAIALHPSQIIDVNGHIGKLIVSGKKGNTKVKVETDQILWFDAPYFAIKQSGVYDPNDIGFEEACKRVKDNCGEFNYKNFIKYDSTICQYHERQTEICGKCAEVCPSVAIVKIDDKKHLGFSDIDCHGCGGCISVCPSGALDYTQMNRDSFSEIASFYADRIPLIIPRKMQLEKLDLALRENVLPFPIEGEKYLHEVHLLTLLQKSGNPIIFYTDFISKGTGDAIDLLNDIFKRKYNKQAIFICENREALLSAFKEAVSIPECKFNMVDEGMMKREIFTYRLAHLVGEDDLGVVKTKEHIHYGNLIINQDTCTLCLSCVGACNVKALTAHAEDNSLRFNPSMCTNCGYCEFVCPEKDCLEVVYDEMALDQNYFKRNIMATDTLFACVECGIEFATTKSIEKIAAMMLPVFGSDEAKKKSLYCCADCKPKVTMQAFMDLKNKRENV; from the coding sequence ATGGAAAAAGAGTATCTGTTTGGTTATAGTGATGCAATGGAATTTCCTTTGGATGAAAGTATTGAAACTGTTACGAAGGTAGAAAGTGGAAATTATATTGTTTCAAATATTGAAACACCTTATGCAGAAGTATATGCACCTGAAATAAATTTTTATATAAATCACAGTAATGATTCATTGGCTGATAAAATTAAAAATGTAAAAACACTTTATGATATCAGGTTGACTGCGTATGAAGCAGCTGAAGATTTTGACTATACAGCACCTGTAGGAAGTAAACTGATTATTGTCTCTGACAAAAAAGAGGAGGCATTGGTCGAGAAGTTTGAAAGTGAAGGATTTACAGCCATTGCACTACATCCGTCACAAATAATCGATGTCAACGGACATATAGGAAAGCTTATCGTTTCAGGTAAAAAAGGTAATACGAAAGTCAAGGTTGAAACAGATCAGATATTATGGTTCGATGCTCCATATTTTGCTATAAAACAGAGTGGTGTGTATGATCCAAATGATATAGGTTTTGAGGAGGCCTGCAAAAGAGTCAAAGATAATTGTGGAGAATTTAATTATAAAAATTTTATTAAATATGACTCTACCATTTGTCAGTACCATGAACGACAAACTGAAATCTGTGGAAAATGTGCAGAAGTATGTCCTTCTGTGGCTATAGTCAAGATAGATGACAAAAAACATTTAGGGTTTTCAGATATTGACTGTCATGGCTGTGGCGGGTGTATTTCTGTATGTCCATCAGGTGCATTGGATTATACCCAAATGAACAGAGACTCATTTTCTGAAATTGCTTCTTTTTATGCAGACAGAATACCACTTATTATCCCTCGTAAGATGCAACTTGAAAAGTTAGATCTTGCACTTAGGGAAAATGTTCTTCCTTTCCCTATAGAGGGAGAGAAATATCTTCATGAAGTTCACCTTTTAACTCTGTTGCAAAAGAGTGGAAACCCTATTATTTTTTATACCGATTTTATCTCCAAGGGTACAGGGGATGCTATAGATCTGCTTAATGATATTTTTAAAAGAAAATACAATAAACAGGCTATTTTTATTTGTGAAAACCGTGAAGCATTATTGTCTGCTTTTAAAGAAGCAGTCTCTATACCGGAGTGTAAGTTCAACATGGTAGATGAGGGGATGATGAAAAGAGAGATATTTACATATCGACTTGCACACCTGGTTGGAGAAGATGATTTGGGTGTAGTGAAGACCAAAGAACACATTCATTATGGAAATTTGATCATCAACCAAGATACCTGTACGCTCTGTTTGAGTTGTGTAGGTGCGTGTAATGTGAAGGCATTGACCGCTCACGCTGAAGATAATAGTTTAAGGTTTAACCCTTCTATGTGTACGAACTGTGGTTATTGTGAATTTGTCTGTCCGGAGAAAGATTGTTTGGAAGTAGTATATGATGAGATGGCTTTAGATCAAAACTATTTTAAAAGAAATATTATGGCGACAGATACTCTGTTCGCCTGTGTAGAGTGTGGTATAGAATTTGCAACAACAAAATCTATTGAGAAAATAGCTGCAATGATGCTGCCTGTATTTGGAAGTGACGAGGCAAAGAAAAAATCTTTATATTGTTGTGCAGACTGTAAGCCCAAAGTGACTATGCAAGCATTTATGGATCTAAAAAATAAAAGAGAGAACGTATGA
- a CDS encoding ABC transporter substrate-binding protein: MIKLVLSLFAALGLVISYYTFEHKTYNEKVIKLGLSLPKSGIMRAWGQGVYAGANAYFTYANENHLLDKKIKLIIYDDKYEPELTLDNTKKLIKENVFSFFGYVGTPTTKKILPLLQESNIPLIAPFTGASFLRKNTNIINFRSSYKEEIETIVDYLYRTKGIIKFAVFYQNDDYGEEGYIALLEALKKRKLTLYGEGTYKRNTLSIKHAFHEIKNADPDAILMIGAYQANALFINRARKNNDFTNTVFCNISFSNADEIIKELDHHTENLLFSQVVPNYQDSQKPVVLEYKKIMRQYAPNQPLGFISLESFLAAKTVVAALQRIKGSTTQENFIKTLTTLPHNTLHGLKLQFKNRQLHNHIYLFTYKNNAFEEINYEY; this comes from the coding sequence ATGATTAAGCTTGTTCTGTCTCTGTTCGCTGCATTGGGCTTAGTCATTTCATACTATACCTTTGAACATAAAACCTATAACGAAAAGGTCATAAAACTTGGACTTTCTCTTCCAAAAAGTGGTATTATGCGTGCCTGGGGTCAAGGTGTCTATGCCGGGGCAAATGCTTATTTTACATATGCCAACGAAAATCACCTGCTTGACAAAAAAATAAAACTTATTATTTATGATGACAAATATGAACCTGAACTAACACTTGATAATACAAAAAAGCTTATCAAAGAGAATGTCTTTTCTTTTTTCGGATATGTAGGGACACCAACAACTAAAAAAATATTACCTCTATTACAGGAAAGCAATATTCCACTCATTGCACCTTTTACAGGAGCATCGTTTTTACGTAAAAATACAAATATTATCAATTTCAGATCCTCTTACAAGGAAGAGATAGAAACTATTGTTGACTATCTCTATCGAACAAAAGGTATCATAAAGTTTGCCGTTTTTTATCAAAATGATGATTATGGTGAAGAGGGTTACATAGCTTTGCTTGAAGCACTCAAAAAAAGAAAATTGACCCTTTATGGTGAAGGAACGTATAAAAGAAATACACTCTCTATAAAACATGCTTTTCATGAAATAAAAAATGCTGATCCTGATGCGATTTTAATGATAGGTGCATACCAGGCAAATGCTCTTTTTATAAATAGAGCAAGAAAAAACAATGATTTCACAAATACAGTTTTTTGTAATATATCTTTTAGCAATGCCGATGAAATCATCAAAGAACTTGACCATCATACAGAGAACCTGCTCTTTTCGCAAGTTGTACCTAATTATCAAGACTCTCAAAAACCAGTTGTACTGGAATACAAAAAAATCATGCGCCAATATGCTCCAAATCAACCTTTAGGGTTTATTTCATTGGAATCTTTTCTGGCAGCAAAAACCGTCGTTGCCGCATTACAGAGGATAAAAGGTTCCACTACACAAGAAAACTTTATTAAAACACTTACTACTCTTCCTCATAATACCCTGCATGGTCTAAAACTGCAGTTTAAAAACAGACAACTACACAATCATATTTATCTTTTTACCTATAAAAACAATGCCTTTGAAGAGATTAACTATGAATATTAA
- a CDS encoding ATP-binding protein, translating into MLQTIDQISFAYKSAFLLFIIMGGMISIIVLSQLSNYIIKNDFELLFEKRTKSIIKLETIKDIYIVNIKDTLQDIYHNDISQKQAKEVILLAKQLIKKEWSNYLNIISSKDYHTSFINNFIKKNFIANEQIPNTLLQKRIIENIKRRKNKIDTLLNKIFNQLKNNYKNTSTLLDEINYEIDSITIYLTNLTNYDLNLAIQEKRDTDKEIRILSLILNASIVLVFVFSALLSFLIISNFKKLHFALKGDILEKTEALQRLNKSLELRIKKEVANTKKKELIMFQQARLASMGEMIANIAHQWRQPLGSIMIIVQGLQAKMELGKLSPDILKEKVEDALLLGENMSDTLENFQNFFRPTTAKESFLLKECIEHSFRLSKYILDKHHIQIRIKVSDKIRLHSYYNELSHVFLNIISNAEDALATVSGEKFIEIIAKELKEKIYIYIVDSGGGIKEEILPHIFEPYFTTKYKSSGTGLGLYMSQQIIEKHIGGTIRCKNVCYTIGDKKFKHCTLFTIIIPNKKSEQHVN; encoded by the coding sequence ATGTTACAGACGATCGATCAGATATCATTTGCTTATAAAAGTGCTTTTTTACTTTTCATCATTATGGGAGGAATGATCTCTATCATCGTTTTATCCCAACTTTCAAACTATATCATCAAAAATGACTTTGAACTTCTTTTTGAAAAAAGAACAAAGTCTATTATTAAACTTGAAACGATTAAGGATATCTATATTGTAAATATCAAAGATACGCTTCAAGATATTTATCATAATGATATATCACAAAAACAGGCCAAAGAGGTTATTTTACTTGCAAAACAATTAATTAAAAAAGAGTGGTCCAACTACTTGAATATTATATCTTCAAAAGACTATCACACATCATTTATAAATAACTTTATAAAAAAAAATTTTATCGCCAATGAGCAAATACCCAATACTTTATTACAAAAAAGAATCATCGAGAACATCAAGAGAAGAAAAAATAAAATTGATACTCTTTTAAATAAAATTTTTAATCAATTAAAAAATAATTACAAGAATACCTCCACACTTCTTGATGAAATAAATTATGAAATTGACTCCATCACCATTTATCTCACCAACTTGACAAATTATGACTTGAATTTGGCGATTCAAGAAAAACGTGATACAGATAAAGAAATTCGTATTCTTTCACTTATTCTTAATGCATCCATTGTTTTGGTATTTGTCTTTTCTGCACTACTTTCCTTTCTCATTATTTCAAACTTTAAAAAACTGCACTTTGCCCTTAAAGGTGATATATTGGAAAAAACTGAAGCCCTGCAACGCTTAAATAAATCTCTGGAGCTCCGCATAAAAAAAGAGGTGGCCAATACAAAGAAAAAAGAGCTCATCATGTTTCAACAAGCCAGACTTGCCAGTATGGGAGAGATGATTGCCAATATTGCACACCAGTGGAGACAACCGCTGGGATCTATTATGATCATAGTACAGGGCTTACAAGCTAAAATGGAACTGGGTAAACTCTCCCCTGATATCCTTAAAGAAAAAGTAGAAGACGCTTTACTTTTAGGTGAAAATATGTCTGACACACTTGAAAACTTTCAAAATTTTTTTAGGCCAACTACAGCCAAAGAGTCTTTCTTGCTAAAAGAGTGTATAGAACACTCTTTTAGACTATCCAAATACATATTAGACAAACATCACATACAGATACGTATAAAAGTTTCAGACAAGATAAGGTTGCACAGTTACTATAATGAACTTTCACATGTCTTTTTAAATATCATTTCAAATGCTGAAGATGCATTAGCCACTGTTTCCGGTGAAAAATTTATTGAAATCATTGCAAAAGAACTGAAAGAGAAGATCTATATTTATATAGTCGACAGCGGCGGAGGCATTAAGGAAGAAATCCTGCCTCATATCTTCGAACCATATTTTACTACCAAATATAAAAGTTCCGGTACAGGGCTAGGACTGTACATGTCTCAACAGATCATTGAAAAACATATCGGTGGCACAATTAGATGCAAGAATGTCTGTTATACAATAGGGGATAAAAAATTTAAACATTGCACCCTGTTTACTATTATCATACCAAATAAAAAGAGCGAACAACATGTTAACTGA
- a CDS encoding response regulator → MLTENLDILHDFNILYIEDDPSLLKQTKDVLDDFMQHTFIATNSKEALEVLNTHKVDLILSDILLEDENGIDFLKSLKESHYGKIPTILITAHTDTPYLLEAIKLKVESYIVKPINLKELLTSIHNIVLPISQQKEAKKASNLIKLISEVSEGKQIDVIKYIIQNLDNENKIHTSYTEIMSQIDISKPTLVKLFKKLSDKNILTNISHKVYQFNQEVLDSL, encoded by the coding sequence ATGTTAACTGAAAACTTAGATATACTTCATGACTTCAACATACTCTACATCGAAGATGATCCTTCTTTACTTAAACAAACCAAAGATGTACTTGATGACTTTATGCAACATACTTTTATAGCAACAAACTCCAAAGAAGCACTGGAAGTTTTAAATACCCACAAGGTTGATCTTATTCTTTCGGACATTTTACTGGAAGATGAAAACGGTATTGATTTTCTTAAATCGCTGAAGGAGAGTCATTATGGAAAGATTCCAACCATTTTAATCACTGCACATACAGATACGCCATATTTATTGGAAGCAATAAAACTAAAGGTAGAAAGCTACATTGTCAAGCCTATCAATCTAAAAGAGTTACTGACATCCATTCATAACATAGTCTTACCCATCAGCCAACAGAAAGAAGCAAAAAAAGCCTCTAATCTCATCAAACTTATTTCCGAAGTAAGTGAGGGGAAACAGATAGATGTGATTAAATATATCATACAGAACCTTGATAACGAAAATAAAATCCATACTTCTTACACGGAGATTATGTCACAAATAGATATATCAAAGCCGACCCTTGTAAAACTGTTTAAAAAACTGAGCGATAAAAACATTTTAACCAATATATCGCATAAAGTGTACCAATTTAATCAAGAGGTCTTAGACAGTCTATAG
- the selB gene encoding selenocysteine-specific translation elongation factor — MRHLVVGTAGHVDHGKTALIKALNGFEGDTLGEEKKRGITIDLSFSHMQDQNTNIAFVDVPGHEKLIKNMIAGAFGFDATLVVIDAREGVMPQTNEHLEILNLLKVPYIIIALTKCDLVSQEKINDRVSEIKTYIDTFAHLKLKAIVPVSIYLPKSIALLKEELFGLPIVQKKSNGLFRYYVDRAFSLPGIGTVVTGTILDGEVKAGDKVFVAEQNQELIVRNIQVHEKDVPCAYTSQRAALNLQNPKQTLSRGLLLTTKGYIKGFTQIDVWFDSISGQKIEHNTQMMIFIGTKQIEVKVLLYEEDAQIRGFAKLQFGQKIYTVFNEPFILSLSGRVVAGGMVLNPVNDPIKKRLKLPLLKSLAKSDFSAAFKILVTMHKRGFGLISSNQRFGIGHEKALLLAKEMEHIFIDEKGLVLYDISVKRELEEKIMDIYKKNKYAMLSAKSLCLKETWASETLISDILEKLSKENRLLLDNGIYRDPNIDVKDVQTVIQTKIFSMLLDEGVTPKAPYNIYDALDIDRKMGDRVLKKLTSAKKVKRLQHNLFVPFESLIQLMTHLQQIIKNEGYIDIALFKVYYPNLSRKYLIAYLEYLDTYPTIRKEGLKRVFI; from the coding sequence ATGAGACATCTGGTAGTAGGGACAGCAGGGCATGTAGACCATGGGAAAACAGCACTTATTAAAGCACTTAACGGATTTGAAGGGGATACACTAGGAGAAGAGAAAAAAAGAGGAATCACCATTGATTTGAGTTTTTCTCATATGCAGGACCAGAATACGAATATCGCATTTGTGGATGTTCCGGGGCATGAAAAGCTGATTAAAAACATGATAGCAGGTGCATTTGGTTTTGATGCGACTTTAGTTGTGATCGATGCCAGAGAGGGTGTGATGCCTCAAACCAATGAGCACTTAGAGATACTTAATCTATTAAAGGTCCCTTATATTATTATTGCGCTAACCAAGTGTGATTTGGTCAGTCAAGAGAAAATAAATGATAGAGTATCAGAGATAAAAACTTATATAGATACTTTTGCGCATCTAAAACTTAAAGCGATTGTTCCTGTAAGTATCTATTTGCCCAAAAGTATAGCTTTGCTTAAAGAGGAACTGTTTGGACTCCCCATTGTTCAAAAAAAAAGTAACGGACTTTTCCGTTATTATGTTGACAGAGCTTTTTCTCTTCCGGGAATCGGTACTGTAGTCACTGGTACGATATTGGATGGAGAGGTAAAAGCAGGGGATAAAGTATTTGTTGCAGAGCAGAACCAAGAACTTATCGTCAGAAATATACAGGTGCATGAAAAAGATGTCCCTTGTGCCTACACTTCACAAAGAGCTGCACTCAATTTACAAAATCCAAAACAGACACTCTCCCGCGGCTTGCTCTTGACAACAAAAGGATATATCAAAGGATTTACACAAATCGATGTATGGTTTGACTCTATTTCTGGACAAAAGATAGAGCATAATACCCAGATGATGATATTTATAGGTACAAAACAGATAGAAGTAAAGGTATTACTGTATGAAGAAGATGCACAAATACGCGGTTTTGCCAAGTTGCAATTTGGGCAGAAGATATATACGGTATTTAATGAACCCTTTATTTTAAGCCTTTCGGGTAGAGTTGTAGCAGGAGGCATGGTGCTGAATCCTGTGAATGATCCTATAAAAAAGAGGCTAAAGCTTCCACTTTTAAAGAGTCTAGCAAAGAGCGATTTTTCTGCAGCATTTAAGATATTGGTTACGATGCATAAAAGAGGCTTTGGCCTTATCTCCTCAAATCAAAGATTTGGAATAGGGCATGAAAAGGCACTGCTGTTAGCCAAGGAGATGGAGCATATTTTTATAGATGAGAAGGGTTTGGTTCTTTATGACATAAGCGTCAAAAGGGAGTTGGAAGAGAAGATCATGGATATTTATAAAAAAAACAAATATGCCATGCTTTCAGCCAAATCACTCTGTCTTAAAGAAACCTGGGCAAGTGAAACACTGATTTCTGACATATTGGAAAAACTCTCCAAAGAAAACAGGCTTCTTTTGGACAATGGTATTTACAGAGATCCAAATATTGATGTAAAAGATGTACAAACAGTGATACAGACGAAAATCTTTAGTATGCTTTTAGATGAAGGTGTGACACCTAAAGCACCGTATAATATTTATGATGCATTGGATATAGATAGAAAAATGGGAGATAGAGTACTTAAAAAATTAACAAGTGCCAAAAAGGTAAAAAGGTTACAACACAATCTTTTTGTGCCTTTTGAGAGCCTGATACAACTTATGACACATTTACAACAGATCATAAAAAACGAAGGCTATATTGACATAGCTTTATTTAAGGTATATTATCCAAATCTCAGCCGTAAATATCTGATTGCCTATTTGGAGTATCTGGATACTTATCCCACAATAAGAAAAGAAGGACTCAAAAGAGTGTTTATATGA